The Henckelia pumila isolate YLH828 chromosome 2, ASM3356847v2, whole genome shotgun sequence genome includes a window with the following:
- the LOC140884140 gene encoding senescence-specific cysteine protease SAG39-like, whose amino-acid sequence MVERHEQWMKQYGRVYEDDVEKAKRFKIFKHNVEFIESSNLDQTKSYKLAVNEFSDISNQEFRASRGGYRTRSYSPHETFSATNYYFRHENVTAIPASLDWRKKGVVTAVKNQFTCGSCWAFSAVAATEGIHGIKTGKLVSLSEQELVDCDSNKMNHGCRGGYMNEAFEFIIHRGLSTEANYPYKGENGVCNNKKESSRVAKITGFEKVPSKDESALLKAVTKQPVSVAIDASGLALQFYAGGIYMAEYCGTHLNHGVTVVGYGKSEAGKKYWLVKNSWGAAWGEGGYVKFERDVGAKEGACGIAMVASYPIID is encoded by the exons ATGGTGGAGAGACACGAGCAATGGATGAAACAATATGGTCGTGTATACGAAGACGACGTCGAAAAGGCGAAGCGATTCAAAATATTCAAGCACAATGTGGAGTTCATCGAATCCTCCAACCTTGACCAAACCAAGTCTTACAAACTTGCCGTTAATGAATTCTCAGATATTTCGAACCAAGAGTTCCGCGCTTCTCGTGGCGGATACAGGACTAGATCATATTCTCCCCACGAGACATTTTCGGCCACCAATTACTACTTTAGGCATGAAAATGTGACTGCAATTCCTGCAAGCCTCGACTGGAGGAAGAAAGGAGTTGTCACTGCCGTGAAGAATCAATTTACATGCG GGTCTTGTTGGGCATTTTCAGCAGTTGCAGCCACGGAAGGGATCCACGGGATTAAAACGGGGAAGCTGGTGTCATTGTCCGAACAAGAACTCGTGGATTGTGATTCCAACAAGATGAATCATGGGTGCCGCGGAGGTTATATGAATGAAGCGTTCGAATTCATAATTCATCGAGGCCTCTCGACAGAAGCCAACTATCCATACAAAGGAGAAAATGGCGTGTGTAACAACAAAAAGGAATCCTCAAGAGTGGCAAAGATCACTGGATTTGAGAAAGTGCCGTCTAAAGACGAGTCGGCGTTACTCAAAGCGGTGACGAAGCAACCTGTGTCTGTGGCCATTGATGCCAGTGGACTGGCTTTACAGTTTTACGCAGGTGGCATATATATGGCTGAGTACTGTGGAACTCATCTAAATCATGGTGTCACAGTTGTTGGATACGGAAAAAGCGAGGCCGGGAAAAAATACTGGCTCGTGAAGAACTCTTGGGGCGCAGCATGGGGCGAAGGGGGATACGTGAAATTCGAGAGAGATGTTGGTGCTAAGGAAGGGGCTTGCGGGATAGCCATGGTTGCCTCTTATCCAATTATTGATTAA